A part of Pseudomonadota bacterium genomic DNA contains:
- a CDS encoding DUF1294 domain-containing protein, with product MSKLHAAVQAHHLRAALCVAFWLAILLGGSVWLVHRLAPTFPELTPALTLAWAISTWLLAINLCTWQFWHLDKRLAGEAGRVRVPESLLLLLSTAGGLPAALLAMRLLRHKSAKRSFQWRLLPIALLWIGALGAALWWLLERS from the coding sequence GTGTCCAAGCTCCATGCGGCCGTGCAGGCCCACCACCTTCGGGCCGCGCTCTGCGTCGCGTTCTGGTTGGCCATCTTGCTGGGCGGTTCCGTCTGGCTGGTCCATCGCCTGGCCCCCACCTTCCCCGAGCTCACGCCCGCCCTGACCCTCGCCTGGGCGATCAGCACCTGGTTGCTGGCGATCAACTTGTGCACTTGGCAGTTCTGGCACCTGGACAAGCGCCTCGCGGGCGAAGCGGGGCGGGTACGTGTGCCCGAGTCGCTGTTGCTTCTGCTGAGCACGGCCGGGGGGTTGCCGGCGGCGCTGCTGGCGATGCGCCTGCTGCGCCACAAGTCAGCTAAGCGTTCCTTTCAGTGGCGCCTGCTGCCGATCGCATTGCTGTGGATCGGTGCGTTAGGCGCGGCGCTTTGGTGGCTGCTCGAGCGAAGCTAG
- the mutM gene encoding bifunctional DNA-formamidopyrimidine glycosylase/DNA-(apurinic or apyrimidinic site) lyase — protein sequence MPELPEVETTRRGIAPHVEGSTLREVVVREPRLRWPVPATLAADSADQPLEGLTRRAKYLIFRLPRGNLLLHLGMSGSVRVIEAATERALKLHDHVDLRFDRATLRFNDPRRFGSLLWAPHPVESHPLLAELGPEPLGDDFDGDYLFARSRGRRGAVKNFLMDGHVVVGVGNIYASESLHEAGISPTRPAGRVSRARYHRLAQTVREVLQRAIDSGGSTLRDFLRSDGSPGYFQLKLAVYGREGEPCRTCGSAIRQRVIGQRASYYCPQCQR from the coding sequence GTGCCCGAGTTACCCGAAGTGGAAACCACCCGCCGCGGCATCGCCCCGCACGTGGAGGGCAGCACCCTGCGCGAAGTGGTGGTGCGCGAACCTCGCCTGCGCTGGCCCGTGCCAGCCACCCTGGCCGCCGACAGCGCAGACCAGCCCCTGGAGGGACTGACGCGGCGAGCAAAGTACCTGATCTTCCGCCTGCCCCGCGGGAACCTGCTGCTTCACTTGGGTATGTCGGGCAGCGTGCGGGTGATCGAGGCAGCCACCGAACGGGCGTTGAAGCTCCACGACCATGTGGACCTGCGCTTCGATCGCGCCACCCTTCGCTTCAACGACCCGCGACGCTTCGGCTCCCTGCTGTGGGCGCCGCATCCGGTCGAGTCCCATCCGCTGCTCGCCGAGCTGGGCCCGGAGCCGCTCGGGGATGACTTCGACGGCGACTACCTCTTCGCTCGCTCGCGCGGGCGCCGCGGCGCCGTGAAGAACTTCCTCATGGACGGCCACGTGGTGGTGGGCGTGGGCAACATCTACGCCAGCGAGTCATTGCACGAGGCGGGTATCTCGCCGACCCGACCCGCCGGGCGCGTCTCACGCGCTCGTTACCACCGCTTGGCGCAGACCGTGCGCGAGGTGCTGCAGCGAGCGATCGACAGCGGCGGCAGCACCCTACGCGACTTCCTGCGCAGCGACGGCTCGCCCGGCTACTTCCAACTGAAACTCGCCGTCTACGGCCGCGAGGGCGAACCCTGCCGCACCTGCGGCAGCGCGATTCGCCAGCGCGTGATCGGCCAACGGGCGAGCTACTACTGCCCGCAATGCCAGCGCTAG